The Balaenoptera acutorostrata chromosome 6, mBalAcu1.1, whole genome shotgun sequence genome includes the window TTGAGCTGGGCGGCCGGGAGGGCTCTCACTTCCTCCCCGCCACCCCCGCAGGCTGAGCTGTGCCTCGCGCGGGGAAACATGGGCACTGCAGTCACTGCTGGGGTCTGCGGCTCGCCTAAAGGCCGCGGACCTCGCGGCGTCTCTTGGTCCTGGGCCGGAACCCGCAGAGACCCTCCGAGTGCACGCGCAGCAGGAAGCGCCGCGGAGGGGCCAGGACTGGGACTGGAGCGGCCGAAGCTCTCTGGTGGCCGCAGCTCCCCgcctctccccgcctccccccagcTGCCAAGCTCCATGGCCAGAGGCCGGAGCCGCTGGCTAATTTTTCACGCCCCCCAGACCGCCTCCCTAGGTGACGCTACAGCCTGTGCGGTTCCTTTAAAGGCTGCGGGTTccgttcttctttccttttccactgGATGCCAAAATATGCAAATCCGGGGACCGGAATCAGCAGCCAaatagagaaggagaaggggcGCGGCCGGCGCGTCACCGGATCCGCTCCTTGTATGGCTCTTCCCGGCTTGGCCCGCCGCCCCGCGACCCTCCCTGCAGCCGCCAAGGCCCCTCCCGCGCCCAGCCTGGCTCACACTGCCGCCCACGCCCCCGGGCCGGCCAATCGCCCCCCCTTGGGAGGGAGCCGGGGGCGGGAGGCGCTGCATGCCCTGATTCCGGCCGGAGCCGGGGACCGCTGCAGAGCGCTCCCTCCCCGCGCCGCGCGGGCGGAGGAGAGCCCAGGGGCGCAGAGCCTCCCCGGTATAGGTGTGGGTAGCCTGGCGGGAGCGGCAGcaggggcgggggagagggggcCCGCGGCGGCGGGAATCCCTCCTTTCCTAAGAACCAGAGGAGATCCGGGGGAGGCCGGGCCCTCCCACCCCTAGTTCTCCACCGAGTGaagtggaggggaggagagagaggttgtCATCCACCCCCACGACGATGTGCAGCTCGGGAGTTCCTCCCACACGTCCCCGGCCCGCGTGGCCCTCCCACGGAGTGAGGCCCGGGgatcctctcctcctccttgtcAATACTCCCACTCCCCCTGAGAAATGCACGTTCCCCCAACCCCGACTCCCCAGCGAGGAACGCGGGATCCACCGCGCCCACACGGCCAACGAGGAGGGACTCCTCCCACGCTAAGCCGGTGTGATCCGGGGTCGCTCCCCCAcgcccccctcctctcctccccttctcccgcGGCCCGGCCGCGCACGCTCCGAAAACAGGCCTCGGGGAACATAGCCGCCCCCGGGATCTGCTGTCTCTCTGGGAGGTGACAGCTCTCGGGGTCGGCAAACAGGCAGCCCTTGACTGCAGGGCGCCGGCAGTCAGCAATGGGGACAGCCCTGTGGAAGGCGAGGGGGAGGGTAGAGAGCAGGGGAGGTCGCCGTGGTGGCTCAGAGACTGTGGTTCGGCAGCCCCGCAGTGGCGGGCCCTTCGCAGGCAGCAATAGACAGCGACTGCGCCTGGGCCTGCTGGGCCCTCCTGCCATCCCGTGGCCAAAGGGGTGCTTTGGAACCATTAGGGAATTTATGGAGGGTTTGGTGCACGTGTTCCCTATCCCCTCAACTTCATTCCTTCTCCTTCACCACCAAAACTGCACATCCTCGACCCCCAAGGTGAGGAGTTCTCGCCTCCCCCGCAGCCGCTATGCAGCTAAGACTCTCCCAGCCACTGGGCTCAGCCGGGTGTCAGCACAGGGTTAGGGGCCCAGGGAGCAGCAGGGCTGTGGGCGGCGCATCGGAGGGAGGGCGGCACAAAAGTTCCCGGGATACTGGACCAGAGATCCCTGACCCGCTGGAATCCTCCTCAGAGGGACTTTGTCCCAGTCCCAGGCAGGATCCTGGACGCGAGAAGAGCGGCCGGGGCAGGGTCGGAGCGCACACCTTCCGGGTTCCCCAGAAGTTCCCAGGCTGCAAAGGGACCCCGCCGagtgttttcaattctctttcttcctgctaGGGGGCTGTTGGAGGCCACTTGCGAAAGACCCCACCCCACGGCCCCCTGTCCTACAAGCGCGCTCTCCTAGTGCAGACATCAAATAAACACACAGGCGATTATTGCTCTTTCACCCCCGCGCTGCGTCCTTTACGCCGCGCGTTCAGTTACacccctctttcctctctcctctcgaattttctttccttcttctcttctatttctctctttctctctctctttttttaagatcCGCGAGCGGTGCGGGCGCCGCACGTTGGCTGCGGCCCGCTTCCTGCTTTCTAATGTTCCATTGTGAGGAGCTTCCATTGTGACGTCGCGCCCCTTCGGCTGGGCTTTGTCTGTCCATATATGGGCAGCTACGTCACGGAGCTTTCCCGGGGCTCAGATAAATAGGCTGGTGGAGTTCCCTGGCTGGGAGCTTTTGGGCAGCAGTGAGCTTGCTAGGAAGCTgcggggctggtggtggtggtagcagcggcagcagcagcggcagaggcggcggcggcggcggcagtggCGACGGTGgcggcggtggcggtggcggatcggggggcgggggggccgcGGGCGCGCGTCTGTTTGTGATATCAATACTGAGGCCGCGTGCGACCCCCTTGGGCCGAGATCCCCCCCCCCAGCccagcacccacccacccacccaccccacacaCGCCCCCCCCCGCCACGACCCAGCCTCTTACGGCACCAGCTGAGGCACCCAAGAGGATTACCCTCCTTtgccctctctcccacccaccccccaaaaagagaagatcccctccccaggcccaccccttcccctcttccctcccccctcctcccgaACTTTCCCTCTCGCATGCTTTTCCCCTGCACCACGGATCGCCTCTCCGATGCCGCTTGCCTGGAAGCTGCGTTAGGAGCgagcggcggcggtggcggcggcggcggcggcggcagctcgGGAGTGCTATGACCGGCAAACTCGCCGAGAAGCTGCCGGTGACCATGAGCAGTTTGCTAAACCAACTGCCTGACAATCTGTACCCCGAGGAGATCCCCAGCGCGCTCAACCTCTTTTCTGGCAGCAGCGACTCGGTAGCCCATTACAATCAGATGGCTACAGGTAAGGGCGGCGGGGAGGCGgcgaggaaggaaagggagagaggaagaggaggagggaacgAGCTAgcgatggatggatggatggatggatggatggatggatggatggatggatggatggatggatggatagatggatggatggatggatggatggatggagagatggggGCGCGCTGGGAATTTTCCGGGGGGCGAGTTGCTTTTCCCACCCACTCCTCCCGCCCTCCCCGATCGGGAAGGCTCGGTTGGCGACGCCACGGTAGAGGCTTCGGTTCTCCCGGGTGGGGGCAGCCGCCGACCGAAGGGAGGTAGGTGCAAGCGGCTCTGGGGTTCTCCACTTAGGGGGCGCGATCGCCGGGCTGTGCGCAAGGCGTAATGCTGTCGCCCCCTTTCCCGGGAGGAGCCCAACGTCCCTTTTCACCCGCGCTCTCCCCCCTTACTCCCTCAGCCTCCCACCCGGGATGGAGCCATGTGCGGCGTGGAGTCCCCGCGGTGGGAGAGGTACTGCGACGCTGCCTTTCCAGGGCGTTCAGCAAAGCCGTGGGGGTGTGGGGACggcggggaggggagaaggtgggGGCCCACCCGCGCGGGGGCTGCCACGGGGGACGATCCCCGGACCGAGGAGCTTGGGAAGAGCGGCCACTCCCGCCGTGGAGACACCGGCCGGTTTTCCGCCGCCCTCCACTCTCGCTAAGCTGAGGCTGGGCTTTCCCCCTCCAGCAAAAGCCGAAAGCTCCTTCAGGCCCGGAggaagctggggctggggaggcggcGGGAGAGCTCCCTTTGCGGACAGCACCCCTCTACGCGCCGCGGACAAAGCGTCGGAGCGCTCCGGGTCAGCTCCCCGGGCGCAGTGCGCACCGGGGGCTTCGTCGGGGCAGGAGAGGCGCGGGGTCCGGCGCGGACAGCGCTAGGGGAAGAGGCCGAGTTGTGTGCGCTGGAGCGAGAGCCCAGCGCGCTCCGGGTCTGAAACTACCTGTAGCTGCAGCTACCTGCCCGCCCCACCTCGGGAATAACAACAATGCTTCTCGCGCTcgcgcctgtgtgtgtgtgtgtgtgtgtgtgtgtgtgtggtacggGAGTGTGTGTGTACGGCGTGTGCGGTGTGTGTTCAGCAGCCACTCCACACCCCGATCAGTAGTATTTTTCAGTATCCAGGTTGCGCCCGGGAGCGCGGCACCGCCCGCTTTGCGCCTGGCGCAGCCTACCCCATGCGCTGCGCACTCCACCCGGCCGCACCTCCACACCTGGGCAAGGACCTGGGCGCCCCGGCCTGGGAGCCGACTCGGCTTCActcacccctcccctctctcccccgcTCTCCGCAGAGAATGTGATGGACATCGGTCTGACCAACGAGAAACCCAACCCGGAACTCTCTTATTCGGGCTCCTTCcagccagcccctggcaacaagACCGTGACCTACTTGGGAAAGTTCGCCTTCGACTCTCCTTCCAACTGGTGCCAGGACAACATCATTAGCCTCATGAGCGCCGGCATCTTGGGGGTGCCCCCGGCCTCTGGGGCACTCAGCACGCAAACCTCCACGGCCAGCATGGTGCAGCCGCCGCAGGGGGAAGTGGAGGCCATGTATCCGGCGCTGCCCCCCTATTCTAACTGCAGTGATCTCTACTCGGAGCCTGTGTCTTTCCACGACCCCCAGGGCAACCCCGGGCTCGCCTATTCCCCCCAGGATTACCAATCGGCCAAACCGGCCTTGGACAGCAATCTCTTCCCCATGATTCCTGACTACAACCTATACCACCACCCCAACGACATGGGCTCCATTCCGGAGCACAAGCCCTTCCAGGGCATGGACCCCATCCGGGTCAACCCGCCCCCTATTACCCCCCTGGAGACCATCAAGGCATTCAAAGACAAGCAGATCCACCCGGGCTTTGGCAGCCTGCCCCAGCCGCCGCTCACGCTCAAGCCCATCCGGCC containing:
- the EGR3 gene encoding early growth response protein 3 — its product is MTGKLAEKLPVTMSSLLNQLPDNLYPEEIPSALNLFSGSSDSVAHYNQMATENVMDIGLTNEKPNPELSYSGSFQPAPGNKTVTYLGKFAFDSPSNWCQDNIISLMSAGILGVPPASGALSTQTSTASMVQPPQGEVEAMYPALPPYSNCSDLYSEPVSFHDPQGNPGLAYSPQDYQSAKPALDSNLFPMIPDYNLYHHPNDMGSIPEHKPFQGMDPIRVNPPPITPLETIKAFKDKQIHPGFGSLPQPPLTLKPIRPRKYPNRPSKTPLHERPHACPAEGCDRRFSRSDELTRHLRIHTGHKPFQCRICMRSFSRSDHLTTHIRTHTGEKPFACEFCGRKFARSDERKRHAKIHLKQKEKKAEKGGAPSASSAAPVSLAPVVTTCA